Proteins from one Corallococcus exiguus genomic window:
- a CDS encoding lamin tail domain-containing protein, which yields MRSSPRLLLAALGAVLLLGSACSSDPEVNAVCGDGKREGAEQCDDGNTQGGDGCEANCTLPGTKCGDGVKAPTEACDDGNTTGGDGCEADCTVTTTQTVQCWATPPAPLANGATCEVTKAGTAGQLFTGIVLKDGQTLVGGQVLVDAQGVITCSECDCSKAAGAAEATVVTCPTGVISPGLINPHDHITYPGSPLASTSVERYEHRHDWRTGKNNHTSLDNKANPKADAIRWSELRQVMAGTTAIAGAGGQAGFLRNLDVSTTAQQEGLGMSYADSDTFPLGDSSGSTLTDGCSYSSFPSSATITGRTSAYLPHIAEGIAATAQNEFRCLSTGGGNVLFPRSAIIHGVGLTAREISEMAAHGTGLIWSPRSNISLYGDTAMVTAFKRMGVSISLGTDWIRSGSMNILRELACADHLNTTRYAKTFTDEDLWRMVTANAADAVEVYTRVGRIAPGKMADLAIFRVGANAASPFRAVITAQPQDVVLTVRGGKPLFGDQALVDGLKGTDACDALDVCGTQKAACVKSEIGKTLTEFQGSPDTQGLYPLFACGTPQNEPTCEPSRSAVNTSFPVAAVNGSTVYTGAASAADADADGVEDASDNCPTIFNPVRPMDNGRQLDTDGDGVGDACDPCPLEAGTTACQAFRGEDDDHDGVATWKDNCPFVANADQKDTDGDGKGDLCDGCPNDAAACSVTDPSDFDYDGVAAPGDNCPLVANPDQKDTDGDGLGDACDSCTGTILAGGVCATSVYDVKLTPRFGNQSLVNGKIAVDDVVVTAVDVKATNGYWVQVANYPAGKGAENSGLFIYSPKADVAVGDNIRVEGTLKEYFGLLEVTDGKVTKHSAANPLPAPMVVRTEDIRTNGPKAKELEGTLVEVRNVFTTRLENTNREFIVNENKSGDPASSGLMVDDQSFTYPVQVLGTEYTTLRGVLNFTFGDHKVLPRSAADMVIPLPPLPALTGFTSGGFARVGGTRAIPQPLTVTMANAYPVDVTVTVSSSDAAALSAAGGQVVIPAGQTSATVALEAKAAAASVTLTATLGTSSQTAALRVLGESEAASATGLTPATAGVAPGGTARFTVTFDRPVPAGTTLDVTVAPVGFGTVTAQAVTTDALTATFDVTVDDASTGSGTVTLGTLSATVNVITDMPRLSSLTPSTATVNAGATQVFTVTLESAPTEPVQVLLALTSPATPFGALSATSVTFAAGETTATVTFTAAAEGDGTGAVSASLNGITRSAQLTVLPPPAKLASVTPATVTVTVGTTQTFTVTLDRKAPTGGAAVDVAFRPAELGSLAATTVTVPEGQTTATVVFTATEATGEGQLTASYQGVTKEAAVTVAAPQGHVVISELAPGGPGGSDDEFVELYNPTNAEVDIGGWRLQYMKATTGTAYSGNFEIPAGSKIAAHGFFLVTNAKYVGSVTGNASWGSSFSMAAAGGHIRIGPSTLGTGASETAVDKVGYGTADQAEGKSSVPGTIANGGSVERKARASSTAATMGAGGEDELAGNGQDTDNNAADFVQRTARQPQNASSPTEMP from the coding sequence ATGCGCAGCTCCCCCCGTTTATTGCTGGCCGCTCTGGGCGCGGTCCTTCTGTTGGGCAGTGCCTGCAGTTCAGATCCAGAGGTCAATGCGGTCTGTGGTGACGGAAAGAGGGAAGGCGCCGAGCAGTGCGATGACGGCAACACCCAGGGGGGAGACGGGTGCGAAGCGAACTGCACCCTCCCGGGTACGAAGTGTGGTGACGGCGTCAAGGCACCCACGGAGGCGTGCGACGACGGCAACACCACGGGTGGAGACGGGTGTGAGGCGGACTGTACCGTCACGACCACCCAGACGGTTCAGTGTTGGGCCACGCCTCCCGCGCCGCTGGCGAACGGCGCCACCTGTGAGGTGACGAAGGCGGGCACGGCGGGCCAGCTCTTCACGGGCATCGTGCTCAAGGATGGCCAGACGCTGGTGGGCGGCCAGGTGCTGGTGGACGCCCAGGGCGTCATCACCTGCTCCGAGTGCGACTGCTCGAAGGCGGCCGGCGCCGCGGAGGCCACGGTGGTGACGTGCCCCACGGGCGTCATCTCCCCGGGGCTCATCAACCCGCATGACCACATCACCTACCCGGGCTCGCCCCTGGCCAGCACCAGCGTGGAGCGCTACGAGCACCGCCACGACTGGCGCACGGGCAAGAACAATCACACCTCGCTGGACAACAAGGCCAACCCGAAGGCGGACGCGATCCGCTGGTCGGAGCTGCGCCAGGTGATGGCGGGCACCACCGCCATCGCGGGCGCGGGCGGGCAGGCGGGGTTCCTGCGCAACCTGGACGTGTCCACCACCGCTCAGCAGGAGGGCCTGGGGATGTCGTACGCGGACTCGGACACCTTCCCGCTGGGTGACAGCTCCGGCAGCACCCTGACGGACGGCTGCTCCTACTCCTCGTTCCCGTCCTCGGCGACCATCACCGGGCGCACGTCCGCGTACCTGCCGCACATCGCGGAGGGCATCGCGGCCACGGCGCAGAACGAGTTCCGCTGCTTGTCCACGGGCGGCGGCAACGTCCTGTTCCCGCGCTCGGCCATCATCCACGGCGTGGGCCTGACCGCCCGGGAGATTTCGGAGATGGCGGCGCACGGCACGGGCCTCATCTGGTCGCCGCGCTCCAACATCTCGCTGTACGGCGACACGGCGATGGTGACGGCCTTCAAGCGGATGGGCGTGTCCATCTCCCTGGGCACGGATTGGATCCGCTCCGGCTCCATGAACATCCTGCGCGAGCTGGCGTGCGCGGACCACCTCAACACCACGCGCTACGCCAAGACCTTCACGGACGAGGACCTGTGGCGCATGGTGACGGCCAACGCCGCGGACGCGGTGGAGGTCTACACGCGCGTGGGCCGCATCGCCCCGGGCAAGATGGCGGACCTGGCCATCTTCCGCGTGGGCGCGAACGCGGCCTCGCCGTTCCGCGCGGTCATCACCGCGCAGCCGCAGGACGTGGTGCTGACGGTGCGCGGCGGCAAGCCGCTCTTCGGCGACCAGGCGCTGGTGGACGGCCTCAAGGGCACGGACGCCTGCGACGCGCTGGACGTGTGCGGCACCCAGAAGGCGGCGTGCGTGAAGTCGGAGATTGGCAAGACGCTGACGGAGTTCCAGGGCTCCCCGGACACCCAGGGCCTCTACCCGCTGTTCGCGTGCGGCACCCCGCAGAACGAGCCCACCTGCGAGCCTTCTCGCAGCGCGGTGAACACCTCCTTCCCGGTGGCCGCCGTCAACGGCTCCACCGTCTACACCGGCGCGGCGAGCGCGGCGGACGCGGACGCGGACGGCGTCGAGGACGCGAGCGACAACTGCCCCACCATCTTCAATCCCGTGCGCCCCATGGACAACGGGCGGCAGCTGGACACGGATGGCGACGGCGTGGGTGACGCGTGCGACCCGTGCCCCCTGGAGGCCGGCACCACCGCGTGCCAGGCCTTCCGCGGCGAGGACGACGACCACGACGGCGTCGCCACCTGGAAGGACAACTGCCCCTTCGTGGCCAACGCGGACCAGAAGGACACGGACGGCGACGGCAAGGGCGACCTGTGCGACGGCTGCCCGAATGACGCGGCCGCGTGCTCGGTCACCGACCCGTCCGACTTCGACTACGACGGCGTCGCCGCCCCTGGTGACAACTGCCCGCTCGTGGCCAACCCGGACCAGAAGGACACGGACGGCGACGGCCTGGGTGATGCGTGCGACTCGTGCACGGGGACCATCCTCGCCGGCGGCGTGTGCGCCACCAGCGTCTACGACGTGAAGCTGACGCCCCGCTTCGGCAACCAGTCGCTGGTGAACGGGAAGATAGCGGTGGACGACGTGGTGGTGACCGCGGTGGATGTGAAGGCGACCAACGGCTACTGGGTGCAGGTGGCGAACTACCCGGCGGGCAAGGGCGCGGAGAACTCCGGCCTCTTCATCTACAGCCCCAAGGCCGACGTCGCGGTGGGTGACAACATCCGCGTGGAGGGCACGCTGAAGGAGTACTTCGGCCTGCTGGAGGTGACTGACGGCAAGGTGACGAAGCACAGCGCGGCCAACCCGCTGCCGGCCCCGATGGTGGTGCGCACGGAGGACATCCGCACCAACGGCCCGAAGGCGAAGGAGCTGGAGGGCACGCTGGTGGAGGTCCGCAACGTCTTCACCACCCGCCTGGAGAACACCAACCGCGAGTTCATCGTGAACGAGAACAAGTCCGGCGACCCGGCGTCCTCGGGCCTGATGGTGGACGACCAGTCCTTCACCTACCCCGTGCAGGTGCTGGGCACGGAGTACACCACGCTGCGCGGCGTGCTGAACTTCACCTTCGGCGACCACAAGGTGCTGCCCCGGAGCGCGGCCGACATGGTCATCCCGCTGCCGCCCCTGCCGGCGCTGACGGGCTTCACGTCCGGCGGCTTCGCGCGCGTGGGCGGCACCCGGGCCATTCCGCAGCCCCTCACCGTGACGATGGCGAACGCCTACCCGGTGGACGTCACCGTGACCGTTTCCTCCAGCGACGCGGCGGCCCTGTCCGCGGCGGGCGGGCAGGTGGTCATCCCCGCGGGCCAGACGAGCGCCACGGTGGCGCTCGAGGCGAAGGCGGCGGCGGCCTCGGTGACCCTCACCGCGACGCTGGGCACGTCCTCCCAGACGGCCGCGCTGCGCGTGCTGGGTGAGTCCGAGGCGGCCAGCGCCACGGGCCTCACCCCGGCGACGGCGGGCGTGGCGCCGGGCGGCACGGCGCGCTTCACCGTGACGTTCGACCGGCCGGTGCCGGCGGGCACCACGCTGGACGTGACCGTGGCCCCCGTGGGCTTCGGCACCGTCACGGCCCAGGCGGTGACGACGGACGCGCTGACGGCCACCTTCGACGTGACCGTGGACGACGCCAGCACCGGCTCCGGCACGGTGACGCTGGGCACGCTGAGCGCCACGGTGAACGTCATCACGGACATGCCGCGGCTCTCTTCGCTCACCCCGTCCACCGCCACGGTGAACGCGGGCGCGACCCAGGTGTTCACGGTGACGCTGGAGTCCGCTCCGACGGAGCCCGTGCAGGTGCTGCTGGCGCTGACCTCGCCGGCCACGCCCTTCGGCGCGCTGTCCGCCACGTCGGTGACGTTCGCCGCGGGCGAGACGACGGCGACGGTGACGTTCACCGCCGCCGCGGAGGGTGATGGGACGGGCGCGGTGTCCGCCTCGCTCAACGGCATCACGCGCTCGGCGCAGCTGACCGTGCTGCCTCCGCCCGCGAAGCTCGCCAGCGTCACGCCGGCCACGGTGACGGTGACGGTGGGCACGACGCAGACGTTCACCGTCACGCTGGACCGCAAGGCCCCCACGGGCGGCGCGGCCGTGGATGTGGCGTTCAGGCCCGCGGAGCTGGGCTCGCTGGCGGCCACGACGGTGACGGTGCCGGAAGGTCAGACGACCGCCACGGTCGTCTTCACCGCCACCGAGGCCACGGGCGAAGGCCAGCTCACCGCGTCCTACCAGGGCGTGACGAAGGAGGCGGCCGTGACGGTGGCCGCGCCCCAGGGCCACGTGGTCATCAGTGAGCTGGCCCCCGGGGGCCCGGGTGGCTCGGACGACGAGTTCGTCGAGCTCTACAACCCGACCAATGCGGAAGTGGATATCGGCGGCTGGAGGCTGCAGTACATGAAGGCAACCACCGGCACGGCCTATTCGGGCAACTTCGAGATTCCCGCTGGCTCGAAGATCGCGGCGCATGGCTTCTTCCTTGTGACGAACGCCAAGTACGTCGGCTCCGTGACGGGTAACGCGAGCTGGGGCTCGTCCTTCTCCATGGCGGCCGCGGGCGGGCACATCCGCATCGGGCCCTCGACGCTCGGCACGGGCGCTTCGGAGACGGCGGTGGACAAGGTCGGCTACGGGACCGCGGACCAGGCGGAAGGCAAGAGCTCCGTCCCCGGGACCATCGCCAACGGCGGCAGCGTGGAGCGCAAGGCCCGGGCGTCGTCCACCGCCGCGACCATGGGCGCGGGCGGCGAGGACGAACTCGCTGGCAACGGCCAGGACACGGACAACAACGCGGCGGACTTCGTGCAGCGCACGGCGCGTCAGCCGCAGAACGCGTCGAGCCCCACCGAGATGCCGTAG
- a CDS encoding TetR/AcrR family transcriptional regulator: MSKEPAKREIKQERAARTRVEILEAAINLFARRGYLSTTMSDLAKAIRMTPGALYWHFPTKEDLLLAAIDELHQRYLMEFAPLLAERRILSGREQLVFVVSRTSQFLRYHREYGIFFGMLSAESAESNDRVAEALRDKISLYVAVLAGMIRFGQKRNEFRQEVDPLHMAHTMMGGYLGILLHHNLFRAAVNYDPLMASLDQILSGGLHVRGPMG, encoded by the coding sequence ATGAGCAAGGAACCAGCGAAGCGCGAAATCAAACAGGAGCGGGCCGCGCGAACGCGGGTCGAAATCCTGGAGGCCGCCATCAATTTGTTCGCTCGGCGGGGCTACCTGTCGACGACGATGTCGGACCTGGCGAAAGCCATCCGGATGACGCCGGGCGCGCTTTACTGGCATTTCCCTACAAAGGAAGACCTGCTCCTGGCGGCCATCGATGAATTGCATCAGCGCTACCTGATGGAGTTCGCGCCGCTGCTCGCCGAGCGCCGCATCCTGTCCGGCCGGGAGCAGCTGGTGTTCGTGGTGTCCCGCACGTCGCAGTTCCTGCGCTACCACCGCGAATACGGCATCTTCTTCGGGATGCTGTCCGCCGAGTCCGCGGAGTCCAACGACCGCGTGGCGGAGGCACTGCGTGACAAGATTTCCCTCTACGTGGCGGTGCTGGCGGGGATGATCCGCTTCGGCCAGAAGCGCAATGAGTTCCGCCAGGAGGTGGACCCGCTGCACATGGCCCACACGATGATGGGCGGCTACCTGGGCATCCTGCTGCACCACAACCTGTTCCGCGCCGCCGTGAACTACGACCCGCTGATGGCGTCGTTGGATCAGATCCTCTCCGGCGGCCTCCACGTGCGCGGCCCCATGGGCTGA
- a CDS encoding metallophosphoesterase, with product MVESPLRIILFVLLVSVASVYVHVYLYRRLFRDTSTNRAWRTAGKVLLTALCVPLLLSWVVTRIIPSAFIVAVFAWTWMGVAVYLLLSLALLGAVRWLVARTRGHRGVAAPLATPAPDPATPPSLSDLAVTVPPPPPAVPPVDEARRLFLSRATAGGAVLAAGGLTGYGMWSAFHPPVVNEVAVRLPGLPKALDGFTIVHMSDIHVGPVIQRRFMDELVRRANALKPDLVAITGDLVDGTVADLRHSVAALQNLQARAGTHFITGNHEYYWNASTWADALTGLGVTVLRNRHVTIGDAGGALDLVGVDDWSMRNGPKGYNLDAALQGRNPDHAAVLLAHQPSNWDVAAKAGMGLQLSGHTHGGQFFPFTVAVSAIWKHDAGLFQEGDNHLYVSRGTGFWGPPLRVAAPSEIVKVTLLA from the coding sequence ATGGTGGAAAGCCCGTTGCGCATCATCCTGTTCGTCCTCCTCGTCAGCGTCGCGTCGGTCTACGTCCACGTCTACCTGTACCGGCGCCTCTTCCGCGACACGTCCACGAACCGCGCCTGGCGTACCGCCGGCAAGGTGCTGCTGACGGCGCTGTGCGTGCCGCTGCTGCTGTCCTGGGTGGTGACGCGCATCATCCCCTCCGCGTTCATCGTCGCCGTGTTCGCGTGGACGTGGATGGGCGTCGCCGTCTACCTGCTGCTCTCCCTGGCGCTGCTGGGCGCGGTGCGCTGGCTCGTGGCGCGCACGCGTGGCCACCGGGGCGTCGCCGCGCCGCTCGCCACGCCCGCGCCGGACCCCGCCACGCCGCCGTCCCTGTCGGACCTGGCCGTCACCGTGCCGCCCCCGCCTCCCGCCGTGCCCCCCGTGGACGAAGCGCGCCGGTTGTTCCTCTCGCGGGCCACCGCGGGCGGCGCGGTGCTCGCGGCGGGCGGCCTCACCGGCTACGGCATGTGGAGCGCCTTCCATCCGCCGGTGGTCAACGAGGTCGCGGTGCGGCTGCCCGGCCTGCCCAAGGCGCTGGATGGCTTCACCATCGTCCACATGAGCGACATCCACGTGGGCCCCGTCATCCAGCGGCGATTCATGGACGAGCTGGTGCGGCGGGCCAACGCGCTCAAGCCGGACCTGGTCGCCATCACCGGCGACCTGGTGGACGGCACGGTGGCGGACCTGCGCCACTCCGTCGCCGCGCTCCAGAACCTCCAGGCGCGCGCGGGCACGCACTTCATCACCGGCAACCACGAGTACTACTGGAACGCCAGCACCTGGGCGGACGCGCTCACCGGCCTGGGCGTCACCGTGTTGCGAAATCGTCACGTGACGATTGGAGACGCGGGCGGCGCGTTGGACCTGGTGGGCGTGGACGACTGGTCCATGCGTAACGGCCCCAAGGGTTACAACCTGGACGCCGCCCTCCAGGGCCGGAATCCGGACCACGCCGCCGTGCTGCTCGCGCACCAACCATCCAATTGGGATGTGGCCGCGAAGGCAGGCATGGGCTTGCAACTGTCCGGACATACCCACGGCGGCCAGTTCTTCCCGTTCACCGTCGCCGTCTCCGCCATCTGGAAGCACGACGCCGGCCTCTTCCAGGAAGGCGACAACCACCTCTATGTCAGCCGGGGCACCGGTTTCTGGGGCCCACCCCTTCGCGTCGCCGCGCCGTCTGAAATCGTTAAGGTGACGCTCCTGGCGTGA
- a CDS encoding alpha/beta hydrolase-fold protein has product MDDTRTLEARARKEGTPLIDGDTATFVWKGPRQVFLQGDFQDWRGTPLPLERVGKGLWARSLALPEDAYVEYALQDAKGRRVRDAFNPRRSDNGFGDFNHCFWMPKGAATPLGKRIRNVPRGRVTRHQLATHECAVGKKRAVALYAPPVKGPVPLVVVLDGDDYLQRVQLPVVVDNLIAAGRMRPVAMAFVANGGPARTLEYACSEATVAFLHQHVLPLAREHLSLVDEQRTPGAHAVLGSSLGGLMALFVAQRLPHVFGRVLSQSGAFSIEGTDMVVFDLARRTAQPPLHVWMDCGRFEGLQDGNQRLLPLLQAAGHRATYRTYSGGHNYPAWQTSLPAGLEEIFSTPG; this is encoded by the coding sequence ATGGACGACACCCGGACGCTGGAAGCCCGCGCACGCAAAGAGGGCACGCCGCTCATCGACGGAGACACCGCCACCTTCGTGTGGAAGGGCCCCCGGCAGGTCTTCCTCCAGGGAGACTTCCAGGACTGGCGCGGCACGCCCCTGCCGCTGGAGCGCGTGGGCAAGGGGCTGTGGGCGCGCTCGCTGGCGCTGCCCGAGGACGCCTACGTCGAATACGCGCTCCAGGATGCGAAGGGCCGCCGCGTGCGCGACGCCTTCAACCCGCGCCGCTCCGACAACGGCTTCGGCGACTTCAACCACTGCTTCTGGATGCCGAAGGGCGCAGCGACCCCGCTGGGCAAGCGCATCCGGAACGTGCCCAGGGGCCGCGTGACACGCCACCAGCTGGCGACGCACGAGTGCGCCGTGGGAAAGAAGCGCGCGGTGGCCCTCTACGCGCCGCCCGTGAAAGGCCCCGTGCCGCTCGTGGTGGTGCTGGACGGCGACGACTACCTCCAGCGCGTCCAGCTGCCCGTGGTGGTGGACAACCTGATCGCCGCGGGCCGCATGCGCCCGGTGGCCATGGCCTTCGTGGCCAACGGCGGCCCGGCCCGCACCCTCGAGTACGCGTGCAGCGAGGCCACCGTCGCCTTCCTGCACCAGCACGTGCTCCCCCTGGCCCGCGAGCACCTGTCGCTGGTGGATGAGCAGCGCACGCCGGGCGCGCACGCGGTGCTGGGCTCGTCGCTGGGCGGCCTCATGGCGCTCTTCGTGGCCCAACGCCTGCCGCACGTCTTCGGCCGCGTCCTGTCCCAGTCCGGCGCCTTCTCCATCGAAGGCACCGACATGGTCGTCTTCGACCTGGCCCGGCGCACCGCCCAGCCGCCCCTCCATGTCTGGATGGACTGCGGCCGCTTCGAGGGCCTCCAGGACGGCAACCAGCGCCTCCTGCCCCTCCTCCAGGCGGCCGGGCACCGCGCCACGTACCGGACCTACAGCGGGGGCCATAATTACCCCGCGTGGCAGACCAGCCTCCCGGCCGGCCTTGAAGAAATCTTCTCGACCCCTGGGTGA
- a CDS encoding TIGR01777 family oxidoreductase codes for MRVTCTGATGFLGPGLVQGLLEAGHTVHVLSRNVEHALGRLPAGVTGSYFDGSTPLSPDALAGAEGVVHLAGEPVDQRWTHEAKHRIHLSRVEGTRVLVEAMKQAGSVRHFVCASAVGFYGGARAGQTLTEEDPPGDDFLAHVCQDWEAQALRAEEAGIRTVRLRIGVVLHPAGGVLHRMLPVFRMGAGAKVGNGQQYVSWVHREDLFQLMRFALEHTAMSGPVNATSPEPVTNATFAHMLGAVLERPAALSVPGVVLKARFGEMARVALEGQRVMPRRALEAGFQFRYPDLTGALRDLLSP; via the coding sequence TTGAGGGTGACCTGCACGGGCGCCACCGGCTTCCTCGGTCCAGGCCTTGTCCAAGGTTTGTTGGAGGCCGGCCACACGGTGCACGTGCTCAGCCGGAACGTGGAACACGCGCTCGGCCGGCTGCCCGCCGGAGTCACGGGCTCCTATTTCGATGGGAGCACGCCGCTGTCGCCGGACGCGCTCGCGGGCGCGGAAGGCGTGGTGCACCTGGCCGGGGAGCCGGTGGACCAACGTTGGACGCATGAAGCGAAGCACCGCATCCACCTCAGCCGCGTGGAGGGCACGCGCGTGCTGGTGGAGGCGATGAAGCAGGCAGGCAGCGTGCGGCACTTCGTCTGCGCGTCGGCGGTAGGCTTCTACGGCGGCGCCCGGGCGGGACAGACGCTGACGGAGGAGGACCCGCCCGGCGACGACTTCCTCGCCCACGTGTGCCAGGACTGGGAAGCGCAAGCCCTGCGCGCGGAGGAAGCGGGCATCCGCACCGTGCGGCTGCGCATCGGCGTGGTGCTGCACCCGGCGGGCGGCGTGCTGCACCGGATGCTGCCGGTGTTCCGCATGGGCGCGGGCGCGAAGGTGGGCAACGGCCAGCAGTACGTCAGCTGGGTGCACAGAGAAGACCTCTTCCAGCTGATGCGCTTCGCGCTGGAGCACACCGCGATGTCCGGCCCGGTGAACGCCACGTCACCGGAGCCCGTCACCAACGCAACCTTCGCGCACATGCTGGGCGCGGTGCTGGAGCGGCCCGCGGCGCTGTCGGTGCCGGGGGTGGTCCTCAAGGCGCGCTTCGGGGAGATGGCGCGCGTGGCGCTGGAGGGCCAGCGGGTGATGCCCCGGCGCGCGCTGGAGGCGGGCTTCCAGTTCCGCTACCCCGACCTGACCGGAGCGCTGCGCGACCTGCTGTCGCCCTGA
- a CDS encoding polyprenyl synthetase family protein: MATLLPNVQQTSAGAAHPEQAWLELVQAQVEGALAQLFELPDEQALDARWTHAAAQARAYALRPAKRLRPALVLAGHGLARGSTAVPPGLWRFAAGLELLHTFLLIHDDVADQAELRRGGPVLHRMLAPGRPGEDLAVVMGDHLFARSLEAMLESGLPGASSVARYYLGVCRHTAAGQYLDLDLARVPLAEMSLFQTLRVAHLKTARYGFCAPLVCGAMLGGADAGLLEGLERVGRSVGLAYQLRDDLIGLFGDAAVAGKASDGDFMQAKRTFPVVAAYVRATPEGREELEQLWALPVECKDDAALARARELVEHFGGRAACERAVERASRSARRSLQALPNPHGLRDLLDALITRLSRRAS; encoded by the coding sequence ATGGCCACCCTGCTTCCCAACGTGCAGCAGACCTCCGCCGGAGCAGCACACCCTGAACAAGCCTGGTTGGAGCTCGTGCAGGCGCAGGTGGAGGGCGCGCTCGCGCAGCTGTTCGAGCTGCCGGACGAGCAGGCCCTGGACGCACGTTGGACACACGCGGCGGCGCAGGCGAGGGCCTATGCGCTGCGGCCGGCGAAGCGGCTGAGGCCGGCGCTGGTGCTGGCTGGGCACGGGCTGGCGCGCGGGAGCACCGCGGTGCCGCCGGGGCTGTGGCGCTTCGCCGCGGGGCTGGAGCTCTTGCACACGTTCCTGCTCATCCACGACGACGTGGCGGATCAAGCGGAGCTGCGACGGGGCGGGCCGGTGCTGCACCGGATGCTGGCTCCGGGCCGGCCGGGCGAGGACCTGGCGGTGGTGATGGGGGACCACCTCTTCGCGCGCTCGCTGGAGGCGATGCTGGAGTCGGGGCTGCCGGGAGCATCCAGCGTGGCGCGCTACTACCTGGGCGTGTGCCGGCACACGGCGGCGGGGCAGTACCTGGACCTGGACCTGGCGCGCGTGCCGCTGGCGGAGATGTCGCTCTTCCAGACGCTGCGCGTGGCGCACCTCAAGACGGCGCGCTACGGCTTCTGCGCCCCGCTGGTGTGTGGCGCGATGCTGGGCGGCGCGGACGCGGGGCTGTTGGAGGGCCTGGAGCGGGTGGGGCGCTCGGTGGGGCTCGCGTACCAGCTGCGCGACGACCTCATCGGTCTGTTCGGCGACGCGGCCGTGGCGGGCAAGGCGTCCGACGGCGACTTCATGCAGGCCAAGCGCACCTTCCCGGTGGTGGCCGCGTACGTGCGCGCCACGCCCGAGGGCCGCGAGGAATTGGAGCAGCTGTGGGCGCTGCCGGTGGAGTGCAAGGACGACGCGGCGCTCGCCCGTGCGCGGGAGCTGGTGGAGCACTTCGGCGGCCGTGCGGCGTGTGAGCGCGCGGTGGAGCGGGCGTCGCGTTCGGCGCGGCGGAGCCTGCAGGCGCTGCCCAACCCCCATGGTCTGAGGGATCTGCTGGATGCCCTCATCACCCGGCTGTCGCGTCGCGCTTCCTGA